The following are encoded in a window of Sutcliffiella horikoshii genomic DNA:
- a CDS encoding DUF3231 family protein yields MTSKAPITSSELANLWMAYQEKTMILRMLEHFIDHADNDEKQLLQSHYNNAAKTVEIITSIFQKEGAVSPIGFTESDVHKSAPKLYDYLYDIMYLHMMTKVEMSLYALFTGMSYRKDIEDLFTGLTAESQAMNSQSTQFLLERGVLIRPAFVSMPKEVHFVQDNNYMDGFKWFSETRPLNTVEVSLIHHAIETNLIGMQLMIGFAQVATDKEVQNYFVQGMKLSKKIEIDLGEFLRQSYIEPPATHAGKATTSKTAPFSNKLMMYNTSLLSSFGLGSNALGGAFSLRSDLPAKMAFIAKDITTFAQHGGKIMIKNGWMEEPPQIEDRNQLTK; encoded by the coding sequence ATGACTTCCAAAGCGCCTATTACATCATCAGAACTAGCTAATTTGTGGATGGCTTATCAAGAAAAAACTATGATCCTCAGAATGTTGGAACATTTTATTGACCATGCCGATAATGATGAAAAACAGCTGTTACAATCTCATTATAATAATGCTGCCAAAACCGTAGAAATAATTACGAGTATTTTCCAAAAAGAAGGTGCAGTCAGTCCTATTGGTTTTACAGAAAGCGATGTTCATAAAAGCGCTCCAAAGTTGTATGATTACCTGTACGACATCATGTATTTGCATATGATGACTAAAGTAGAAATGAGCTTATATGCACTTTTTACAGGCATGTCCTATCGAAAAGATATTGAAGATTTATTTACAGGTTTGACGGCAGAATCCCAAGCGATGAACAGCCAATCAACTCAATTCCTATTAGAGAGAGGGGTACTTATACGTCCAGCTTTTGTATCCATGCCAAAAGAGGTTCATTTTGTGCAGGATAATAATTATATGGATGGGTTTAAATGGTTTAGTGAAACGAGGCCCCTGAATACAGTTGAAGTCTCTCTCATCCATCATGCCATTGAAACAAATCTAATAGGGATGCAATTAATGATTGGATTTGCTCAAGTTGCTACTGATAAAGAAGTTCAAAACTATTTTGTCCAAGGAATGAAATTATCAAAAAAAATCGAAATCGATTTAGGTGAATTTTTGCGTCAAAGTTATATCGAGCCCCCTGCTACTCATGCAGGTAAGGCAACGACGTCAAAAACCGCGCCATTCTCTAATAAATTAATGATGTACAACACCAGTTTGTTATCTTCATTTGGGCTTGGAAGTAATGCTTTAGGAGGTGCCTTTAGTTTACGAAGTGACTTGCCTGCAAAAATGGCCTTTATTGCAAAAGATATTACTACTTTTGCTCAACATGGTGGAAAGATTATGATTAAAAATGGCTGGATGGAAGAACCTCCGCAGATTGAGGATCGTAATCAACTAACTAAATAA